A genomic segment from Streptosporangium roseum DSM 43021 encodes:
- a CDS encoding non-ribosomal peptide synthetase, which yields MTQVQDILPLSPLQQGLFFHALHDEHDVYTAQVTLDLDGPLDVPALKGAAARLLERHPNLRAAFWHEELNRPVQVIPHQVEPSWREVASADPDAVAAEERARPFDLATPPLLRFVLVRLAPGRHRLILTNHHILLDGWSTPLLVAELFALYLGVEAPAAPPYKGYLAWLARQDRAAARQAWDRALDGVEEPTLIAPGTVTPAPPDKVSIELDAGLTTGLGRLARRRGITVNTVLQGLWGVLLSRLTGRDDVVFGAIVSGRPPELPGVERMVGLFINTVPVRVRLRPEEPVGELLERLQDEQAELLPHHHLGLTEIHRGILFDTVTVLENYPFDPSAADTALGDVRLTGFGSVDAHHYPLALAAIPGDRLTLRLDHRPDLFTGAQARRLLERLRLLLTTLVTAPETPVGRIGVLDAAEHRQIVEEWNDTGEPVPCRTLPEIFESRAALDPDAVALVEGETVLTYGGLNRRANRLARILVERGVGPEHVVALVLPRSAGLIVAALAVVKAGGAYLPVDPAYPTERVAYMLADAAPSLVIDEAFLAGADVSGRSAENLEVRPAPDNPAYVIYTSGSTGRPKGVVVTHGGIAAFAAAQTDRLRVGPDSRVLQFASPSFDASVMEMLMAFAAGAALVIPPPGVYGGPALAEVLAAGRITHTLIPPAALASVPEAPLPDLRTLAVGGDACGAELVARWAPGRLMINAYGPTEATIAATMSGPLAPGETPPIGSPLPGARVYVLDPWLRPVPVGVAGELYLAGVQLARGYLGRGGLTAERFVACPFGGSGERMYRTGDVVRWRADGGLDYVGRADFQVKVRGFRIELGEVEAVLARHGSVSGVAVVVREDRPGDRRLVAYVVPAPAGQGVSGAGGDGGGRGGSPVPAAGGRRGDGDGDGDGDVGGVEPGPAGWDGLPAELRRWVGEVLPEYMVPSVVVVLDVLPVTRNGKLDRAALPVPEVSVGSGRGPRSVVEEVLCGVFAEVLGFDGVVGVDDSFFDLGGDSLLVMRLVSQHVGAAGPTRGVIRVSVSWWAGCGRWIWRLMRIRIFRSSGWWRSSVRPARWPVTPSSR from the coding sequence ATGACGCAGGTCCAGGACATCCTCCCACTCTCGCCGCTGCAGCAGGGCCTGTTCTTCCACGCCCTCCACGACGAGCACGACGTCTACACCGCCCAGGTCACCCTCGACCTCGACGGCCCGCTGGACGTCCCCGCCCTGAAGGGCGCCGCCGCCAGGCTGCTCGAACGCCACCCCAACCTGCGCGCCGCCTTCTGGCACGAGGAGCTCAACCGGCCGGTCCAGGTCATCCCGCACCAGGTGGAGCCGTCGTGGCGCGAGGTCGCCTCGGCCGATCCGGACGCCGTGGCCGCCGAGGAGCGGGCCCGCCCGTTCGACCTGGCCACACCGCCCCTGTTGAGGTTCGTCCTGGTACGGCTCGCGCCCGGCAGGCACCGGCTGATCCTCACCAACCATCACATCCTGCTCGACGGCTGGTCCACGCCCCTCCTCGTCGCCGAGCTGTTCGCCCTCTACCTGGGGGTGGAGGCCCCGGCGGCCCCGCCGTACAAGGGGTATCTGGCCTGGCTGGCCCGCCAGGACCGGGCCGCCGCCCGGCAGGCCTGGGACCGTGCCCTCGACGGGGTCGAGGAGCCGACGCTGATCGCGCCCGGCACGGTCACACCCGCCCCTCCGGACAAGGTGAGCATCGAGCTGGACGCCGGCCTGACCACCGGGCTGGGCAGGCTGGCCCGCCGCCGGGGGATCACCGTCAACACCGTGCTGCAGGGGCTGTGGGGAGTGCTGCTGTCCCGGCTGACCGGGCGCGACGACGTCGTCTTCGGCGCGATCGTGTCGGGACGTCCGCCCGAGCTGCCCGGCGTCGAGCGGATGGTGGGCCTGTTCATCAACACGGTGCCGGTCCGGGTACGGCTCCGCCCGGAGGAGCCGGTCGGGGAACTGCTGGAACGCCTCCAGGACGAGCAGGCCGAGCTGCTGCCCCACCACCACCTCGGGCTGACCGAGATCCATCGCGGCATCCTGTTCGACACCGTCACCGTGCTGGAGAACTACCCGTTCGACCCCTCCGCCGCGGACACCGCCCTCGGCGACGTCCGGCTGACCGGGTTCGGCTCCGTGGACGCCCACCACTATCCCCTCGCCCTCGCGGCCATCCCCGGCGACCGCCTCACCCTGCGCCTGGACCACCGTCCGGACCTGTTCACCGGAGCCCAGGCCCGGCGGCTGCTGGAGCGCCTGCGGCTGCTGCTCACCACGCTGGTCACCGCCCCGGAGACGCCCGTCGGCCGGATCGGCGTCCTGGACGCCGCCGAGCACCGCCAGATCGTCGAGGAGTGGAACGACACCGGCGAGCCGGTGCCCTGCCGTACGCTGCCCGAGATCTTCGAGAGCAGGGCCGCGCTGGACCCGGACGCCGTCGCCCTCGTGGAGGGTGAGACGGTCCTGACCTACGGCGGGCTCAACCGCCGGGCGAACCGGCTCGCCCGGATACTGGTCGAGCGCGGAGTCGGCCCGGAGCACGTGGTCGCGCTGGTGCTGCCCCGCTCCGCCGGCCTGATCGTCGCGGCCCTGGCCGTGGTCAAGGCGGGCGGCGCCTACCTGCCGGTGGATCCGGCCTACCCGACCGAACGGGTCGCGTACATGCTCGCCGACGCCGCCCCCTCCCTGGTGATCGACGAGGCGTTCCTGGCCGGCGCGGACGTGTCCGGACGTTCGGCGGAGAACCTGGAGGTACGGCCGGCGCCGGACAACCCCGCCTACGTGATCTACACCTCGGGCTCGACCGGACGGCCCAAGGGCGTCGTCGTGACCCACGGGGGCATCGCCGCGTTCGCAGCCGCGCAGACCGACCGGCTCAGGGTCGGCCCGGACAGCCGGGTGCTCCAGTTCGCCTCCCCCAGCTTCGACGCCTCGGTCATGGAGATGCTCATGGCCTTCGCCGCGGGGGCGGCGCTCGTCATCCCCCCTCCCGGCGTGTACGGCGGGCCGGCGCTGGCGGAGGTGCTGGCGGCGGGACGGATAACCCACACTCTGATCCCTCCCGCCGCCCTGGCGAGCGTGCCGGAGGCGCCGCTGCCGGATCTGCGGACCCTGGCGGTCGGCGGGGACGCCTGCGGAGCCGAACTCGTCGCCCGCTGGGCCCCCGGCCGCCTGATGATCAACGCGTACGGTCCCACCGAGGCCACGATCGCCGCGACGATGAGCGGGCCCCTGGCTCCGGGCGAGACCCCGCCGATCGGGTCGCCGCTGCCGGGCGCCCGGGTGTACGTGCTGGATCCGTGGTTGCGGCCGGTTCCGGTGGGGGTGGCCGGGGAGCTTTACCTGGCCGGGGTGCAGCTGGCGCGGGGGTATCTGGGGCGTGGTGGGTTGACGGCGGAGCGGTTCGTGGCGTGTCCGTTCGGGGGTTCGGGGGAGCGGATGTACCGGACGGGTGATGTGGTCCGGTGGCGTGCCGATGGGGGGTTGGACTACGTCGGTCGTGCTGATTTCCAGGTGAAGGTGCGGGGGTTCCGGATCGAGTTGGGTGAGGTGGAGGCGGTGCTGGCCCGGCATGGGTCGGTGTCGGGGGTGGCGGTGGTGGTGCGTGAGGACCGGCCGGGGGATCGGCGGCTGGTCGCGTACGTGGTGCCCGCTCCGGCGGGACAGGGCGTCTCCGGCGCCGGAGGGGACGGTGGCGGCCGGGGTGGATCTCCTGTTCCGGCGGCGGGCGGGCGGCGCGGCGACGGCGACGGCGACGGCGACGGGGACGTGGGGGGCGTGGAGCCCGGTCCTGCTGGGTGGGATGGGTTGCCGGCGGAGTTGCGGCGGTGGGTGGGGGAGGTGTTGCCGGAGTACATGGTGCCGTCGGTGGTGGTGGTGCTGGATGTGTTGCCGGTGACGCGGAACGGGAAGTTGGATCGGGCGGCGTTGCCGGTGCCGGAGGTGTCGGTGGGGTCGGGGCGGGGGCCGCGGTCGGTGGTGGAGGAGGTGTTGTGTGGGGTGTTTGCGGAGGTTTTGGGGTTTGACGGTGTGGTGGGGGTGGATGATTCGTTTTTTGATTTGGGTGGGGATTCGCTGCTGGTGATGCGGTTGGTGAGTCAACACGTTGGTGCTGCGGGACCGACCCGGGGGGTGATCCGGGTTTCCGTGAGCTGGTGGGCCGGGTGCGGGAGGTGGATCTGGCGGCTTATGCGCATCAGGATCTTCCGTTCGAGCGGTTGGTGGAGATCGTCAGTCCGGCCCGCTCGATGGCCCGTCACCCCCTCTTCCAGGTGA
- a CDS encoding non-ribosomal peptide synthetase, translated as MREVDLAAYAHQDLPFERLVEIVSPARSMARHPLFQVMLAFQNTPPAVLELDGLSVAVEPFTPATAKFDLQLTLAERPSGGLEGGLEFSLDLFDPETAGDIVTRFHRLLESVVAAPDTPIGQIEILTPAERRTILGDWAGTGAEPAPATILERFEAQVARSPHAVAVVGSGVELSYGELDARAGALARVLVGLGVGPERFVALVVPRSVELVVAVVAVVKAGGAYVPIDPGYPADRIAHIVRDARPVLAVTVSGSEGVLVTHGRRVPMSGEVSPFSLFRLDGQASRDAFAVGGEPGGQVSRDAFAVGGESGGEGGREWGVPVVEGVAGGEVGRLLPAHPAYVIFTSGSTGRPKGVVVPHGNVTRLLASTEGWFGFDETDVWTLFHSYAFDFSVWELWGALLYGGRLVVVPFEVSRSPGEFVALVAECGVTVLNQTPSAFYQFMRAERERAGVELSLRCVIFGGEALEVSRLAGWHGRGVSLVNMYGITETTVHVTYAPLGPDSPAGLIGSGIPDLRVYVLDEFLCPVPPGVVGELYVAGAGVARGYVGRAGLTAERFVADPFGVGGGRMYRSGDLARWDRAGRLEFLGRVDQQVKIRGFRIELGEVEGVLVGHPLVADVAVVVREDRPGDRRLVAYVVGHAHVTPDGPVTPDGPAAGDEAMPGGPGGGAGPGAAPHAREVLDAGEVLDAGEVRRFAGRMLPDYMVPAAVVVLDALPLTANGKLDRRALPVPEITSSGREPSTPREALLCALFAEVLGVERVGADDGFFDLGGDSIIAIQLVARARQAGVVFGPRDVFRHQSVRELAAVATDGQETEHEPEGAGIGPLPATPIMAWLDGLAGPADDFSQTVVLQVPPELGLDRLTVAVQAVLDRHDALRLRAADGLEVMARGAVRAAEHVRRVEVAGDPTGAIVEQAARSRAGLDPAAGRMVGVAWLDAGPEVSGRLVLTVHHLAVDAVSWRILLPDLFAAWEAAVQGKAPVLAPVPTSFRTWAHRLRDEARDRTAELDLWTRTLGGGTARLDPAVDTFGTQGHLTLELPPEVTEPLLTRLPAAFHARVNDVLLAGLALAVSRWTGQDSVLLDLEGHGREEIFPGVDLSRTVGWFTTMYPVRLDPGQADWADLRGPTAARAIKRVKEQLRAIPDNGIGYGLLRHLDPVTAAELSRHPAPELAFNYLGRIEAATGADWSPAPESDAAGGGHAADLALPHALEVNAVTRDTPDGPRLRATWSWAGRLFGEERVRELAEAWFTALTGLSLHTGGGLTPSDLMVSISQEEIDAFAAELDAEWSARESA; from the coding sequence GTGCGGGAGGTGGATCTGGCGGCTTATGCGCATCAGGATCTTCCGTTCGAGCGGTTGGTGGAGATCGTCAGTCCGGCCCGCTCGATGGCCCGTCACCCCCTCTTCCAGGTGATGCTCGCCTTCCAGAACACCCCCCCCGCCGTCCTGGAACTCGACGGCCTGTCCGTCGCCGTGGAGCCGTTCACCCCGGCCACCGCCAAGTTCGACCTCCAGCTCACCCTCGCCGAACGCCCCTCCGGAGGTCTCGAAGGCGGCCTGGAGTTCAGCCTCGACCTGTTCGACCCGGAGACCGCCGGCGACATCGTCACCCGCTTCCACCGGCTCCTGGAATCCGTGGTCGCCGCCCCCGACACCCCCATCGGCCAGATCGAGATCCTCACCCCCGCCGAGCGCCGGACGATTCTCGGCGACTGGGCCGGCACCGGCGCGGAACCGGCCCCGGCCACCATCCTGGAGCGCTTCGAGGCGCAGGTGGCGCGGTCGCCGCATGCGGTGGCGGTGGTGGGGTCGGGGGTGGAGCTGTCGTATGGGGAGTTGGATGCGCGTGCGGGGGCGTTGGCGCGGGTGCTGGTGGGGTTGGGGGTGGGGCCGGAGCGGTTCGTGGCGTTGGTGGTGCCGCGTTCGGTGGAGTTGGTGGTGGCGGTGGTGGCGGTGGTGAAGGCGGGGGGTGCGTATGTGCCGATCGATCCGGGTTATCCGGCGGATCGGATCGCACACATCGTGCGGGATGCCCGCCCGGTGCTGGCTGTCACCGTGTCGGGGTCGGAGGGGGTGCTCGTCACGCATGGACGGCGGGTGCCGATGTCGGGTGAGGTGTCGCCGTTCTCGCTGTTCCGGCTCGACGGGCAGGCGTCGCGTGATGCCTTCGCGGTGGGTGGAGAGCCTGGTGGGCAGGTGTCTCGTGATGCCTTTGCGGTGGGCGGGGAGTCTGGTGGGGAGGGTGGGCGTGAGTGGGGCGTGCCTGTTGTGGAGGGGGTGGCCGGTGGCGAGGTGGGGCGGTTGCTGCCTGCGCATCCGGCGTATGTGATCTTCACGTCGGGGTCGACGGGGCGGCCGAAGGGGGTGGTGGTCCCGCATGGGAATGTGACGCGGTTGCTGGCCTCGACGGAGGGGTGGTTCGGTTTCGACGAGACGGATGTGTGGACGTTGTTCCACTCGTATGCGTTCGATTTTTCGGTGTGGGAGTTGTGGGGGGCGTTGTTGTATGGCGGGCGGTTGGTGGTGGTGCCGTTTGAGGTGAGTCGGTCGCCGGGGGAGTTCGTGGCGTTGGTGGCCGAGTGTGGGGTGACGGTGCTGAATCAGACGCCGTCGGCGTTTTACCAGTTCATGCGGGCTGAGCGGGAGCGTGCGGGGGTGGAGCTGTCGCTGCGGTGTGTGATCTTCGGCGGCGAGGCCCTGGAGGTCTCCCGGCTCGCCGGGTGGCACGGCCGGGGAGTGTCCCTGGTGAACATGTACGGCATCACCGAGACCACGGTGCACGTCACCTACGCGCCGCTGGGACCGGACAGTCCCGCCGGCCTGATCGGTTCCGGGATCCCGGACCTGCGGGTGTATGTGCTGGATGAGTTTTTGTGTCCGGTGCCGCCTGGGGTGGTGGGGGAGTTGTATGTGGCGGGGGCGGGGGTGGCGCGGGGGTATGTGGGCCGGGCGGGGTTGACGGCGGAGCGGTTCGTGGCTGATCCGTTCGGGGTCGGTGGTGGGCGGATGTATCGGTCGGGGGATCTGGCGCGGTGGGATCGTGCGGGGCGGTTGGAGTTTCTGGGGCGGGTGGATCAGCAGGTGAAGATCCGGGGGTTCCGGATCGAGTTGGGTGAGGTGGAGGGGGTGTTGGTGGGGCATCCGCTGGTGGCGGATGTCGCGGTGGTGGTGCGGGAGGACCGGCCGGGGGACCGGCGCCTGGTCGCCTACGTGGTGGGACATGCCCACGTGACACCTGACGGTCCCGTGACGCCGGACGGTCCGGCTGCGGGCGACGAGGCGATGCCGGGCGGGCCCGGCGGGGGTGCCGGGCCGGGGGCGGCGCCGCACGCGAGAGAGGTGCTGGACGCGGGAGAGGTGCTGGACGCCGGGGAGGTGCGGCGGTTCGCGGGGCGGATGCTGCCGGATTACATGGTTCCGGCGGCGGTGGTGGTGCTGGATGCGCTGCCGCTGACGGCCAACGGCAAGCTGGACCGGCGGGCCCTGCCCGTCCCGGAGATCACCTCCTCCGGGCGGGAACCCTCCACGCCGCGCGAGGCGCTGCTGTGCGCGCTGTTCGCCGAGGTGCTGGGAGTGGAACGGGTCGGCGCCGACGACGGCTTCTTCGACCTGGGCGGCGACAGCATCATCGCGATCCAGCTCGTGGCCCGCGCCCGGCAGGCCGGGGTGGTGTTCGGCCCCAGGGACGTCTTCCGCCACCAGAGCGTGCGGGAGCTGGCCGCCGTCGCCACCGACGGGCAGGAGACGGAACACGAGCCGGAAGGGGCGGGGATCGGCCCGCTGCCGGCCACCCCCATCATGGCCTGGCTGGACGGCCTCGCCGGCCCGGCCGATGACTTCAGCCAGACGGTGGTCCTCCAGGTCCCCCCGGAGCTCGGCCTGGACCGTCTCACCGTCGCGGTGCAGGCCGTGCTGGACCGTCATGACGCGCTGCGGTTGAGGGCGGCCGACGGGCTGGAGGTGATGGCGCGCGGGGCGGTCCGGGCGGCGGAGCACGTGCGCCGGGTCGAGGTCGCCGGAGACCCGACCGGCGCGATCGTCGAGCAGGCGGCACGGTCACGCGCCGGGCTGGATCCGGCGGCGGGCAGGATGGTCGGCGTCGCGTGGCTGGATGCCGGGCCGGAGGTCTCCGGCAGGCTCGTCCTCACCGTCCACCACCTCGCGGTCGACGCGGTGTCGTGGCGGATCCTGCTGCCGGACCTGTTCGCCGCCTGGGAGGCGGCGGTTCAAGGGAAGGCTCCGGTGCTGGCCCCGGTCCCGACCTCCTTCCGCACCTGGGCCCACCGCCTCCGGGACGAGGCCCGCGACAGGACCGCCGAACTCGACCTCTGGACCCGGACGCTCGGCGGCGGGACCGCGCGGCTGGACCCGGCCGTGGACACCTTCGGCACCCAGGGCCATCTGACGCTCGAACTGCCCCCGGAGGTCACCGAGCCGCTGCTCACCCGGCTCCCGGCGGCGTTCCACGCCCGGGTCAACGACGTGCTGCTCGCCGGGCTCGCGCTGGCCGTCAGCCGGTGGACCGGGCAGGACTCGGTCCTGCTGGACCTGGAGGGACACGGCCGGGAGGAGATCTTCCCCGGCGTCGACCTGTCCAGGACCGTCGGCTGGTTCACCACCATGTATCCGGTCCGGCTGGACCCCGGCCAGGCGGACTGGGCCGACCTGCGGGGCCCCACGGCGGCCCGGGCGATCAAACGGGTCAAGGAACAGCTCCGCGCCATCCCCGACAACGGGATCGGCTACGGCCTGCTCCGCCACCTCGATCCCGTGACCGCCGCCGAACTGAGCCGGCACCCCGCCCCCGAGCTGGCCTTCAACTACCTCGGCCGGATCGAGGCCGCCACCGGCGCCGACTGGTCCCCGGCACCCGAATCCGACGCGGCGGGCGGGGGACACGCGGCGGACCTCGCGCTCCCGCACGCGCTGGAGGTCAACGCGGTCACCCGGGACACGCCCGACGGCCCCCGCCTCCGGGCGACCTGGTCTTGGGCGGGGCGCCTGTTCGGCGAGGAGCGGGTCAGAGAGCTGGCCGAGGCCTGGTTCACCGCCCTCACCGGCCTGTCCCTGCACACCGGCGGCGGCCTGACCCCCTCGGACCTGATGGTCTCCATCAGCCAGGAAGAGATCGACGCGTTCGCGGCGGAACTCGACGCGGAGTGGAGTGCCCGTGAGTCAGCTTGA
- a CDS encoding condensation domain-containing protein: protein MERVGADDGFFDLGGDSIIAIQLVARARQAGVVFGPRDVFRHQSVRELAAVATDGQETEHEPEGAGIGPLPATPIMAWLAERGGPIDGFNQTVVLRVPPGLGLDHLIVAVQAVLDCHDVLRLRVAGPGVSGLEVMARGVVRAAEHVRRVEVAGEVEEAVAGQVELLRCGLDPVAGRMVGVAWLDAGPEVSGRLVLTVHHLAVDGVSWRILLPDLFAAWEAAVQGKAPVLAPVPTSFRTWAHRLRDEARDRGEARDGGDAHDRTAELDRWTEILDGPDPLIGSRPLDPRIDTVATLRSLRLTLPPGQAEPLLTSVPAAFHGRAGDVLLTGLALAVAHWRRKRGGRGTSVLLDLEGHGREEIFPGVDLSRTVGWFTAMYPVRLDAGIGGWTDERAVTQAIKQVKEQLRAVPNPLGYGLLRHLDPVAGPELAGLPQPQIVFNYLGRVAVAEGDWNLVPAGFGGHDPGMPVAHTLEINVTTHDRPDGPHLEAVWSWPEGVLTGAEVRDLAGTWSEALEGLAAHGRGGYTPSDLLVDLDQNEIDRIQAAWEKR, encoded by the coding sequence GTGGAACGGGTCGGCGCCGACGACGGCTTCTTCGACCTGGGCGGCGACAGCATCATCGCGATCCAGCTCGTGGCCCGCGCCCGGCAGGCCGGGGTGGTGTTCGGCCCCAGGGACGTCTTCCGCCACCAGAGCGTGCGGGAGCTGGCCGCCGTCGCCACCGACGGGCAGGAGACGGAACACGAGCCGGAAGGGGCGGGGATCGGCCCGCTGCCGGCCACCCCGATCATGGCCTGGCTGGCGGAGCGGGGCGGGCCGATCGACGGGTTCAACCAGACGGTGGTCCTGCGGGTCCCCCCGGGGCTTGGCCTGGATCATCTGATCGTCGCGGTGCAGGCCGTGCTGGACTGTCATGACGTGCTGCGGTTGAGGGTGGCCGGGCCGGGGGTGTCGGGGCTGGAGGTGATGGCGCGCGGGGTGGTCCGGGCGGCGGAGCACGTGCGCCGGGTCGAGGTCGCCGGGGAGGTGGAGGAGGCGGTCGCCGGGCAGGTCGAGTTGCTGCGGTGCGGGTTGGATCCGGTGGCGGGCAGGATGGTTGGCGTCGCGTGGCTGGATGCCGGGCCGGAGGTCTCCGGCAGGCTCGTGCTCACCGTCCATCATCTGGCGGTCGACGGTGTGTCGTGGCGGATCCTGCTGCCGGATCTGTTCGCCGCCTGGGAGGCGGCGGTTCAAGGGAAGGCTCCGGTGCTGGCCCCGGTCCCGACCTCCTTCCGGACCTGGGCCCACCGCCTGCGGGACGAGGCCCGCGACCGAGGCGAGGCCCGCGACGGGGGCGACGCTCATGACAGGACCGCCGAACTCGACCGCTGGACCGAGATCCTCGACGGCCCTGACCCACTCATCGGCAGCAGGCCGCTCGACCCGCGGATCGACACCGTCGCCACGCTGCGCAGCCTCCGCCTGACGCTGCCACCCGGACAGGCAGAGCCCCTGCTGACCAGCGTCCCCGCCGCGTTCCACGGCCGGGCCGGCGACGTGCTGCTGACCGGGCTCGCCCTGGCCGTGGCGCACTGGCGCAGGAAGCGTGGCGGCCGGGGCACCTCTGTCCTGCTGGACCTGGAGGGGCACGGCCGGGAGGAGATCTTCCCCGGCGTCGACCTGTCCAGGACCGTCGGCTGGTTCACCGCCATGTATCCGGTCCGGCTCGACGCGGGCATCGGCGGCTGGACCGACGAGCGAGCCGTGACCCAGGCGATCAAGCAGGTCAAGGAGCAGCTCAGAGCGGTGCCCAACCCCCTGGGCTACGGCCTGCTCCGCCACCTCGACCCCGTGGCCGGCCCTGAACTGGCCGGGCTTCCCCAGCCGCAGATCGTGTTCAACTACCTCGGCCGGGTCGCCGTCGCCGAGGGGGACTGGAACCTGGTCCCGGCCGGGTTCGGCGGCCACGACCCCGGCATGCCGGTGGCCCACACCCTGGAGATCAACGTGACCACCCATGACCGGCCGGACGGCCCCCACCTGGAAGCCGTCTGGTCCTGGCCGGAAGGGGTGCTCACCGGAGCGGAGGTCAGGGACCTGGCCGGGACCTGGTCCGAGGCCCTCGAAGGGCTGGCCGCGCACGGCCGGGGCGGCTACACGCCGAGCGACCTCCTGGTCGACCTGGACCAGAACGAGATCGACCGCATCCAGGCCGCGTGGGAGAAGCGATGA